TCTGGAGAGCGGTAGATACTCAGAAAGAGCACATTTCACCCATTCTGGTTCACTGCAGGTATATTAGTATGAATTCAATAATACGATATTTGATTTAGATTTGTAATGATACGGGTTGTTTGCAAGTAAAGGAAATTATTGCTACTATCAACATTCGATCAACCACGCTGAATATTACGTATTGTATTTACAGCGCTGGTGTTGGGCGAACAGGAACATTTATTGCTCTCGACAATCTTATTTCACAAGCACAAATTGAAAACTGTGTCAGACCATTCCAGATTGTTGAAGCGTTGCGCGAACAAAGGGTTAGCATGGTCCAAACAAAGgtaaatgtatatttacttttaaacaattcatatctttattaaatatttgcgACTGCGATGGTGTTAAACATTTATTACCAtcaaaatatttagaataaatatAGGACGTAACAGATAGATATTTGAGATACATGCTCATTGATTAAAGCACATCCACATGcttattgtattattgcaactttGTGCACCAATACTGTGCTAGTCTGTAAACAGGAACAATACACCTATCTACATGAGGCCCTGGCTGAAGCTCTTTTGGTTGGGACACATCACGTGGTGACCCGACAGTTCGAAAGTGTCCACCAGTTCATGATTGGAAAAGACAGAAATTTGACAACTACACGACTGGAAAAACTGTtcgaagtaaaaaaaatatatataaataaattagtatcCTTTATTCAAAATCCGTGTCCACTCCTGTTCAGACCGCCCTTTTCCGTGAACAATTACGGTTTTGCCCGGACTAGTCGTCGACAACGTTCTTGGCAATTCAttgtattaatttcagtatttatTGACAAATAATGTGTTGTATTATAAGTATCCATTGGCCTATGTTCGTAGAAGTGTCAAAATGAATTAACTGTAGCCCTATAGCACACCACATACGTGTTCTTCATCTGCGAGTTAAAACTAGAGTTTGGTCTGTAGACGTGTTTCTTGTATTATTTCTAAATGTATTCTTTTTTTCCTTATTCATTACAACCAGCGGTCTATGCCGGTTACCTTTTACATGTACTCTAACCTGAAGGGTTATTTAATGTTACAGAAACTTATGTTTCTTGGCTTTTTTAAATAGAACAACCATCAACTATTCAAGCCGTATTATACATTGCTTTATTGTACACTTAATGCTACATAAGTACAGGGATAAATatctattttatatatttattttatacaatgTCAAAAAAACTCACTCATCGTATTATGGAAGAACATtcaaacatgtttgtttgttctttcttcattttacaatttttgaaacaaaatcttacaaaaatctAACGAACAAATCTATAACATTACAAGACGTACATTATCATAAAAAATAAGCGCATACAATTCTTGATAGCACACACTTAAACGCACACatggtattattattttttaactacaTATGGGATATATGTAAGGATGTTTAGCGATAACATATGCACTTCTCAATGGCGCAAAGGTTTCGAGCTACGCCAGACTTGCCCAAATAATGAAACGTGCATGTCGCCGGCCTGCTTATGAAATATTTTCAAGATTTGTTTTCAATACATGAACTGTACAATTTGGAATTTCAGTTGTGCATGCGTAGTGTTGAAAGTCGTGAAGGACATTTGCTACCAGTGGCAAGTCAAGAGGCAGAATATGGCAATATTGGGGGAAACTTGGCTGAAAGTAAGACATGTTAcgtagttttgaaaaaaaacacttaaatatcCACTAAATGTGAATTTATAAAGTATCTACATATTTACTTTTCAATTTCAGTAGATTCATATCGGCCTCAACATTATAGGAGGAGTGAACCACCAGCTGAAATATATCTCCCTGTAAGTTAGTTCTACATACCGTttcatttatttaagttaatataaTTTTGATGACGTGGTTCTTTGTTGAAGTTGTATTGTGTTTATGGATAACAAACGTAAAATGTGGTATATTTGATAGTGTATGGGAACCAACACAAACGagttattgttatttgcattttaaacatcgcattaaaagtataATTCATCGTATTCAATAGAATATgtttttgaattttaataaatgaGACAGTGTTTTAAAAAGATTGCAATGGGCCTTAAGGTGCTCACCTTAGACCCGTATTCTGAGAATATCAAAAGtatttcataaaaacataaatttttaaTTTCTAATCACTATTTTCAAACTTGGCTGATATTCTTAAATAAGAACATAGAAT
This is a stretch of genomic DNA from Dreissena polymorpha isolate Duluth1 chromosome 7, UMN_Dpol_1.0, whole genome shotgun sequence. It encodes these proteins:
- the LOC127839956 gene encoding receptor-type tyrosine-protein phosphatase epsilon-like → MQMKCLQYWPEELNGVSKYGRIEVKQRCSRAWCLVEFWRAVDTQKEHISPILVHCSAGVGRTGTFIALDNLISQAQIENCVRPFQIVEALREQRVSMVQTKEQYTYLHEALAEALLVGTHHVVTRQFESVHQFMIGKDRNLTTTRLEKLFEKLMFLGFFK